The Arachis hypogaea cultivar Tifrunner chromosome 19, arahy.Tifrunner.gnm2.J5K5, whole genome shotgun sequence genome has a window encoding:
- the LOC112777453 gene encoding cyclic pyranopterin monophosphate synthase, mitochondrial isoform X1, whose amino-acid sequence MLLRRIITCPHSKRMLCSSSFPSISNCDFTSAIHELNKEMESVFGEPPGGGLASSASNVHVNNESKMMMSQKIDENSFELTHTGHSGEAQMVDVSPKESTKRTAIAGCKVLLGKKVFNLVSANQMAKGDVLTVAKIAGISAAKQTSSLIPLCHNINLTHVQVDLKLNHDDFSVMIEGEAATTGRTGVEMEAMTAVSVAGLTVYDMCKAASKDIVITDIRLKHKSGGKSGDWSWNQ is encoded by the exons ATGTTGCTTCGTCGAATAATAACGTGTCCTCACTCCAAAAGGATGCTGTGCTCTTCCTCTTTTCCTTCTATTAGCAACTGCGACTTCACAAGTGCCATTCATGAACTCAACAAg GAAATGGAATCTGTATTCGGTGAGCCTCCTGGTGGGGGATTGGCTAGCTCTGCAAGCAATGTTCATGTCAACAATGAATCAAAGATGATGATGTCTCAAAAGATAGATGAAAATTCTTTTGAATTGACTCACACTGGCCATTCAGGGGAAGCTCAAATGGTGGATGTGTCTCCCAAAGAAAGTACTAAGCGAACCGCCATTGCCGGTTGCAAGGTACTTCTTGGAAAGAAGGTGTTCAACTTGGTCTCAGCTAATCAAATGGCAAAAGGGGATGTGCTTACTGTTGCGAAAATCGCCGGCATAAGTGCTGCAAAGCAAACCAGCAGTCTGATTCCCTTGTGCCATAACATAAACCTTACACATGTGCAGGTGGATTTGAAGCTGAATCACGACGACTTTAGTGTGATGATAGAAGGGGAAGCTGCAACAACAGGAAGAACTGGGGTTGAGATGGAGGCTATGACAGCAGTTTCTGTTGCTGGGTTAACAGTGTATGATATGTGCAAGGCTGCTTCAAAAGATATAGTCATTACAGATATAAGGCTCAAGCATAAATCTGGTGGAAAGAGTGGAGATTGGTCTTGGAATCAATAG
- the LOC112776152 gene encoding FAD synthetase 2, chloroplastic isoform X2 encodes MEYLQWQSLPGGIVALGKFDALHIGHRELAIQASRAGPPFLLSFVGMAKVLGWEPRPPIVATCDRKRVLSSWVSYCCNMVPEEFHVEFSSVRHLSPQQFVEKLSKELRVRGVVAGENYRFGYKAAGDALELIKLCEEYGMEAYIIKSVMDKNSANVISSSNPKERGQVSSTRVREALAVGDMAYVSELLGRQHRLILKATEEERFAVEQHKVSAPKSCLLNLAPKEGLYEKCSLLLGQENVVQCRVVIDKKFVHVETDYDGGLSDIFGAPNSQFLPIEFGDSRT; translated from the exons ATGGAGTATCTTCAGTGGCAG TCATTGCCAGGTGGAATTGTAGCATTGGGAAAGTTTGATGCTCTGCACATTGGTCATCGAGAACTCGCAATTCAAGCATCAAGGGCCGGTCCTCCATTTCTTTTATCATTTGTTGGAATGGCTAAAGTACTTGGATGGGAACCTAG GCCTCCCATAGTTGCTACTTGTGATCGCAAGAGAGTTCTTTCATCATGGGTTTCTTATTGTTGCAACATGGTCCCTGAAGAGTTCCATGTTGAATTTTCAAGCGTTCGGCATCTCAGTCCGCAACAATTTGTTGAGAAGTTATCGAAAGAGCTTAGGGTACGCGGAGTTGTTGCTG GAGAGAACTACCGATTTGGATATAAAGCAGCCGGAGATGCATTGGAGTTAATAAAGTTGTGTGAGGAGTATGGCATGGAAGCTTACATAATTAAATCTGTTATGGACAAGAATTCTGCAAATGTAATTTCTAGTAGTAATCCTAAAGAGAGGGGACAGGTTTCGTCTACCCGAGTTCGTGAAGCCCTTGCCGTAGGAGACATGGCCTATGTCTCGGAGCTTTTAGGTAGACAGCATCGTCTCATATTGAAGGCCACCGAAGAAGAAAGGTTCGCTGTCGAGCAGCATAAGGTGTCTGCTCCTAAATCCTGCTTGTTGAATCTAGCACCAAAGGAAGGTTTATATGAGAAGTGTTCACTTTTACTTGGTCAAGAAAATGTTGTGCAGTGTAGGGTAGTTATTGACAAGAAGTTTGTCCATGTAGAAACAGATTATGATGGAGGTCTGAGTGATATTTTTGGTGCTCCAAATTCGCAGTTCTTGCCTATTGAATTTGGTGATTCCAGGACTTGA
- the LOC112776057 gene encoding uncharacterized protein isoform X2 has product MNGAGSGSSNLCINDTLTDDELRSILAKLESEKDKEIFGLVCKRWLRLQSTERKKLAARAGPHMLRRMADRFTRLLELDLAQSVSRSFYPGVTDSDLAVIANGFTCLRVLNLHNCKDVGMKAIGEGLSLLQSLDVSYCRKLTDKGLSAVAKGCSDLRVLHLAGCRFVTDGILEALSKNCHNLEKLGLQGCTNITNYGLISLASGCQQIKYLDINKCSNVSDVGVSSVSRACSSSLKTLKLLDCYKIGDETILSLSKYCDNLETLIIGGCRDVSNDAIKSLAAAGRSNLKNLRMDWCLNLSDSSLSCILSQCRNLEALDIGCCEEVSDAAFELISSEEVDLRLKILKVSNCPKITVAGIGILVGKCSYLEYLDVRSCPHITKAGLDEAGLHFPEFCKVNFNGTINEPVVLI; this is encoded by the exons ATGAACGGTGCCGGATCGGGATCCTCGAACCTCTGCATAAACGACACTCTCACTGACGACGAGCTTCGTTCGATCCTGGCGAAGCTGGAGAGCGAGAAGGACAAGGAGATCTTCGGGTTGGTGTGTAAGAGGTGGCTCCGATTGCAGAGCACCGAAAGGAAGAAGCTTGCGGCGCGTGCAGGTCCACACATGCTTCGCAGAATGGCTGATAGGTTCACGCGCTTGCTCGAATTGGACCTTGCCCAGTCCGTTTCGCGGTCGTTCTATCCCGGCGTCACCGATTCCGACCTCGCCGTCATCGCCAATGGTTTCACATGCTTGAGGGTCCTCAATTTGCATAATTGTAAAG ATGTTGGAATGAAAGCCATTGGCGAAGGTCTTTCCTTGTTGCAGTCATTGGATGTATCCTACTGCAGAAAGCTGACTGACAAGGGACTATCTGCTGTCGCTAAAGGCTGTAGCGACTTACGGGTATTGCATCTCGCCGGTTGCAGATTCGTTACGGATGGTATATTAGAAGCTCTCTCCAAAAACTGTCATAATCTAGAAAAACTGGGATTGCAAGGGTGCACAAATATTACCAACTATGGATTGATAAGCCTTGCAAGTGGTTGTCAACAGATCAAGTATTTGGACATCAACAAATGCAGTAATGTCAGCGATGTTGGTGTCTCTAGTGTTTCTAGGGCTTGTTCATCATCTCTCAAGACGTTGAAGTTGTTGGATTGCTACAAAATTGGGGATGAAACCATATTATCCTTGTCCAAATACTGCGATAATCTTGAGACTCTAATCATTGGTGGTTGCCGGGATGTCTCCAACGACGCAATAAAATCTCTTGCTGCTGCAGGTAGGAGCAATCTTAAGAACTTAAGGATGGATTGGTGTCTAAACCTCTCGGATTCATCATTGAGCTGTATTTTAAGTCAATGCAGAAACCTTGAGGCACTGGACATTGGTTGCTGTGAGGAGGTGAGCGATGCTGCTTTCGAGCTTATAAGCAGCGAGGAGGTGGATTTGAGGTTGAAGATTTTGAAGGTTAGTAACTGTCCGAAGATCACAGTGGCAGGAATAGGCATTCTTGTGGGAAAATGCAGTTATCTGGAATACTTGGATGTGAGATCATGCCCACATATTACTAAGGCTGGCCTGGATGAGGCTGGTCTCCATTTTCCTGAATTCTGTAAAGTTAATTTTAATGGTACCATCAATGAGCCTGTTGTGCTTATTTGa
- the LOC112777433 gene encoding uncharacterized protein produces the protein MSNFSGAIQRPLVAAAAVAVASFSAEFSDKFPSSGTTTSSSTTTTTSDYCSTSNLAHSTACNLIQQLNTAWVSHISVSKLADLSFVTRIPAPLPNVKLRVPSLGHNCASNLYHSSVASSPLLWNVYQSAEFSRLPRPCVHSRGVSTSASEGMYEWHLPQPSAVLDGSSVKSKTVVVLLGWLGAKQRHLSKYAEWYTSKGYHVITFTFPMDEVLSYKPGGKAEQNVQLLVDHLADWLEGENEKNMVFHTFSNTGWLTYGVILEQCQKQGLSIMDRIKGCIVDSAPVAYPDPEVWASGFSAAFLKKRSVATKGYVTSNESGIKVSIGREEASGPKPALTEAALLLILKKFFEITLNLPTVNRRLSDVLNVLSSKQPSCPQLYIYSTADRVIPADSVESFVEAQRKSGHDVRACNFVSSPHVDHFRNHPKLYTSQVNQFLDECVVNKCKSSH, from the exons ATGAGTAACTTTTCAGGAGCCATTCAGCGACCCCTTGTTGCTGCTGCTGCGGTTGCTGTGGCTTCTTTCTCTGCCGAGTTTTCTGATAAATTCCCATCCAGTGGaacaacaacatcatcatcaacaacaacaacaacaagtgATTATTGCTCTACCTCCAATTTGGCACATTCCACGGCATGCAATTTAATACAACAACTTAATACAGCATGGGTTTCTCATATCTCCGTTTCAAAACTTGCGGACCTTTCTTTTGTGACACGGATTCCAGCACCTTTGCCTAATGTCAAACTCCGGGTGCCAAGTTTGGGCCACAATTGTGCTTCCAATTTGTACCATTCTTCTGTTGCTTCATCGCCGCTTCTTTGGAATGTGTATCAATCTGCTGAATTCTCTAGATTGCCTAGGCCTTGTGTGCATTCTCGTGGTGTGTCCACTTCAGCTTCTGAGGGCATGTATGAATGGCATTTGCCCCAACCAAGTGCTGTATTGGACGGTTCGTCTGTGAAGTCAAAGACTGTTGTGGTCTTGTTGGGATGGTTGGGAGCAAAGCAGAGGCATCTTTCGAAGTATGCAGAATGGTATACTTCGAAGGGGTATCATGTAATTACATTCACGTTTCCCATGGATGAGGTCCTTAGTTATAAGCCAGGAGGAAAAGCTGAACAGAATGTTCAATTGCTTGTAGACCACTTGGCTGATTGGTTAGAAGGGGAAAATGAAAAGAATATGGTCTTTCATACTTTCAGCAACACTGGATGGTTAAC ATATGGGGTTATTCTGGAGCAATGTCAAAAGCAGGGCCTGTCTATAATGGATAGGATTAAGGGCTGCATTGTAGATTCTGCACCTGTTGCATATCCTGATCCTGAG GTATGGGCTTCAGGTTTCTCTGCAGCGTTTCTCAAGAAAAGAAGTGTGGCCACAAAGGGATATGTAACCTCTAATGAATCCGGCATTAAGGTATCAATTGGCCGCGAGGAAGCTTCAGGACCCAAACCTGCACTAACTGAAGCAGCTTTGCTATTAATACTAAAGAAATTTTTTGAGATCACTCTGAATCTCCCTACAGTGAATAG GAGGCTCTCTGATGTTTTGAATGTGTTATCATCAAAGCAACCAAGCTGTCCTCAGTTATACATCTATAGCACTGCAGACAGAGTTATACCTGCAGACTCCGTGGAGTCGTTCGTCGAGGCGCAGCGCAAATCAGGGCATGATGTGAGGGCATGCAATTTTGTGTCCTCACCCCATGTTGATCACTTTAGAAATCACCCCAAATTGTACACCTCTCAGGTCAATCAATTTCTTGATGAGTGTGTGGTTAACAAATGTAAATCTTCTCACTAA
- the LOC112779137 gene encoding uncharacterized protein isoform X1, which yields MFCIRHIESNFLRKFKAPYLQKLIVNIEYLRTIREYQMRYERLKERGEAYTTWLDRIPREQYALAFDGGYRWGHMITNLVECINSVLKGARNLPVTALVKATFYRLNELFTRKRVEAEARINAGLVFSEMVTTKLHANQRASGNIQVSCFDRENEVFEVREMPSGVEYAVDLRHHRCDCGEFQVDRIPCRHVFACCANQRLDWQVYVNDVYKMDQV from the exons ATGTTTTGTATCCGGCATATTGAGTCCAACTTCTTGAGGAAGTTCAAGGCACCTTACTTGCAGAAGCTTATCGTCAACATTG AATACTTGAGGACGATCAGGGAGTACCAGATGCGCTATGAACGATTAAAGGAACGGGGTGAGGCTTACACCACCTGGCTTGATCGGATCCCTCGTGAGCAGTATGCTTTGGCATTTGATGGTGGATACCGATGGGGTCATATGATCACCAATCTTGTGGAGTGCATCAACTCCGTCTTAAAGGGTGCACGCAATCTCCCGGTCACTGCACTTGTTAAGGCTACATTTTACAGACTGAATGAGTTGTTCACTAGGAAAAGAGTCGAGGCCGAAGCCCGAATCAATGCTGGACTTGTGTTCTCTGAGATGGTGACCACCAAGCTACATGCAAATCAACGAGCATCGGGTAACATACAGGTTAGCTGTTTTGATAGAGAAAATGAAGTCTTTGAAGTACGCGAGATGCCTAGTGGGGTTGAGTATGCAGTTGACCTACGCCACCATCGGTGCGACTGTGGTGAATTCCAGGTTGACCGAATTCCTTGTCGACATGTGTTTGCTTGTTGTGCAAATCAGCGGTTGGATTGGCAAGTGTACGTTAATGATGTATACAAGATGGACCAAGTTTGA
- the LOC112776057 gene encoding uncharacterized protein isoform X1 has translation MNGAGSGSSNLCINDTLTDDELRSILAKLESEKDKEIFGLVCKRWLRLQSTERKKLAARAGPHMLRRMADRFTRLLELDLAQSVSRSFYPGVTDSDLAVIANGFTCLRVLNLHNCKGISDVGMKAIGEGLSLLQSLDVSYCRKLTDKGLSAVAKGCSDLRVLHLAGCRFVTDGILEALSKNCHNLEKLGLQGCTNITNYGLISLASGCQQIKYLDINKCSNVSDVGVSSVSRACSSSLKTLKLLDCYKIGDETILSLSKYCDNLETLIIGGCRDVSNDAIKSLAAAGRSNLKNLRMDWCLNLSDSSLSCILSQCRNLEALDIGCCEEVSDAAFELISSEEVDLRLKILKVSNCPKITVAGIGILVGKCSYLEYLDVRSCPHITKAGLDEAGLHFPEFCKVNFNGTINEPVVLI, from the exons ATGAACGGTGCCGGATCGGGATCCTCGAACCTCTGCATAAACGACACTCTCACTGACGACGAGCTTCGTTCGATCCTGGCGAAGCTGGAGAGCGAGAAGGACAAGGAGATCTTCGGGTTGGTGTGTAAGAGGTGGCTCCGATTGCAGAGCACCGAAAGGAAGAAGCTTGCGGCGCGTGCAGGTCCACACATGCTTCGCAGAATGGCTGATAGGTTCACGCGCTTGCTCGAATTGGACCTTGCCCAGTCCGTTTCGCGGTCGTTCTATCCCGGCGTCACCGATTCCGACCTCGCCGTCATCGCCAATGGTTTCACATGCTTGAGGGTCCTCAATTTGCATAATTGTAAAG GAATTTCAGATGTTGGAATGAAAGCCATTGGCGAAGGTCTTTCCTTGTTGCAGTCATTGGATGTATCCTACTGCAGAAAGCTGACTGACAAGGGACTATCTGCTGTCGCTAAAGGCTGTAGCGACTTACGGGTATTGCATCTCGCCGGTTGCAGATTCGTTACGGATGGTATATTAGAAGCTCTCTCCAAAAACTGTCATAATCTAGAAAAACTGGGATTGCAAGGGTGCACAAATATTACCAACTATGGATTGATAAGCCTTGCAAGTGGTTGTCAACAGATCAAGTATTTGGACATCAACAAATGCAGTAATGTCAGCGATGTTGGTGTCTCTAGTGTTTCTAGGGCTTGTTCATCATCTCTCAAGACGTTGAAGTTGTTGGATTGCTACAAAATTGGGGATGAAACCATATTATCCTTGTCCAAATACTGCGATAATCTTGAGACTCTAATCATTGGTGGTTGCCGGGATGTCTCCAACGACGCAATAAAATCTCTTGCTGCTGCAGGTAGGAGCAATCTTAAGAACTTAAGGATGGATTGGTGTCTAAACCTCTCGGATTCATCATTGAGCTGTATTTTAAGTCAATGCAGAAACCTTGAGGCACTGGACATTGGTTGCTGTGAGGAGGTGAGCGATGCTGCTTTCGAGCTTATAAGCAGCGAGGAGGTGGATTTGAGGTTGAAGATTTTGAAGGTTAGTAACTGTCCGAAGATCACAGTGGCAGGAATAGGCATTCTTGTGGGAAAATGCAGTTATCTGGAATACTTGGATGTGAGATCATGCCCACATATTACTAAGGCTGGCCTGGATGAGGCTGGTCTCCATTTTCCTGAATTCTGTAAAGTTAATTTTAATGGTACCATCAATGAGCCTGTTGTGCTTATTTGa
- the LOC112776152 gene encoding FAD synthetase 1, chloroplastic isoform X1 produces MLGCRGSRISHHFRECDLHFHLPTTFRFGYSGLQPQSFQLSFPCPLKPCWGGLTTIVGNHNRVQSRSCCSATPPKPRGEIPLLFNSLSQQEDEREIISDGVSSVAGGIVALGKFDALHIGHRELAIQASRAGPPFLLSFVGMAKVLGWEPRPPIVATCDRKRVLSSWVSYCCNMVPEEFHVEFSSVRHLSPQQFVEKLSKELRVRGVVAGENYRFGYKAAGDALELIKLCEEYGMEAYIIKSVMDKNSANVISSSNPKERGQVSSTRVREALAVGDMAYVSELLGRQHRLILKATEEERFAVEQHKVSAPKSCLLNLAPKEGLYEKCSLLLGQENVVQCRVVIDKKFVHVETDYDGGLSDIFGAPNSQFLPIEFGDSRT; encoded by the exons ATGTTGGGTTGTCGTGGCAGTCGCATTTCCCATCATTTTCGAGAGTGCGACCTTCATTTCCACCTTCCAACTACCTTCAGATTCGGTTACTCTGGACTTCAACCCCAAAGCTTTCAACTTTCCTTTCCATGTCCTCTGAAACCTTGTTGGGGAGGTCTCACCACCATTGTTGGCAACCATAACAGAGTGCAATCGAGGTCTTGCTGCTCTGCAACCCCACCCAAGCCTCGTGGCGAAATTCCCCTCCTTTTCAACTCTCTCAG CCAACAAGAAGACGAACGAGAAATTATCTCTGATGGAGTATCTTCAGTGGCAG GTGGAATTGTAGCATTGGGAAAGTTTGATGCTCTGCACATTGGTCATCGAGAACTCGCAATTCAAGCATCAAGGGCCGGTCCTCCATTTCTTTTATCATTTGTTGGAATGGCTAAAGTACTTGGATGGGAACCTAG GCCTCCCATAGTTGCTACTTGTGATCGCAAGAGAGTTCTTTCATCATGGGTTTCTTATTGTTGCAACATGGTCCCTGAAGAGTTCCATGTTGAATTTTCAAGCGTTCGGCATCTCAGTCCGCAACAATTTGTTGAGAAGTTATCGAAAGAGCTTAGGGTACGCGGAGTTGTTGCTG GAGAGAACTACCGATTTGGATATAAAGCAGCCGGAGATGCATTGGAGTTAATAAAGTTGTGTGAGGAGTATGGCATGGAAGCTTACATAATTAAATCTGTTATGGACAAGAATTCTGCAAATGTAATTTCTAGTAGTAATCCTAAAGAGAGGGGACAGGTTTCGTCTACCCGAGTTCGTGAAGCCCTTGCCGTAGGAGACATGGCCTATGTCTCGGAGCTTTTAGGTAGACAGCATCGTCTCATATTGAAGGCCACCGAAGAAGAAAGGTTCGCTGTCGAGCAGCATAAGGTGTCTGCTCCTAAATCCTGCTTGTTGAATCTAGCACCAAAGGAAGGTTTATATGAGAAGTGTTCACTTTTACTTGGTCAAGAAAATGTTGTGCAGTGTAGGGTAGTTATTGACAAGAAGTTTGTCCATGTAGAAACAGATTATGATGGAGGTCTGAGTGATATTTTTGGTGCTCCAAATTCGCAGTTCTTGCCTATTGAATTTGGTGATTCCAGGACTTGA
- the LOC112779137 gene encoding uncharacterized protein isoform X2: MHEMFSMYMENRHRMSCIELYIEFEQSEVDRDIELEDYNSESEHEFESNYEIVGPSEDEDEAGGAMNADVAEVANALANPHPFQEPSFMQMLDLEAMHPPEFPQYMNAAPPVVANGEFTVGM, from the exons ATGCATGAAATGTTTTCAATGTACATGGAAAATCGTCACCGAATGTCGTGCATCGAGTTATATATTGAGTTTGAGCAATCTGAAGTAGACCGTGACATTGAAttggaagattataatagtgaaagcgaacatgaatttgaaagtaactaTGAGATCGTTGGTCCAAGTGAAGACGAAGATGAAGCTGGCGGCGCCATGAACGCAGATGTGGCGGAAGTTgcaaatgcactagcaaaccCACATCCTTTTCAGGAGCCTTCTTTCATGCAGATGTTGGATTTGGAGGCTATGCACCCACCGGAGTTTCCGCAATATATGAATGCAG CGCCTCCTGTTGTGGCGAATGGTGAGTTCACAGTGGGAATGTAA
- the LOC112776059 gene encoding E3 ubiquitin-protein ligase CIP8 produces MSESPSQPPPPPPAPEAPSYWCYHCEKRVSVETLPDLPDVICGDCKNGFVESIPTPSLPSSAAAASSSDDPYFGSHFLHVLRLIAQSARDDDASPPPPPSRSPENDFLRIELGGWDNDDDEDDDDDEENGIEFHHGGEDRENAVEERGDRVGNEEPHGDDEDLRRRRRELLRLRIRDLATRTRSMRNRILDWADILMGLEDNSIEFRLQLPDSDRYVGNPEDYVDAAEYEALLQTLAESDGGGRRGAPPAAKSAVEALPTVKISSESEVVACAVCKDMVGVGDVAKRLPCGHEYHGDCIVPWLGSRNSCPVCRFELPTDDRDYEADKRKNKRVFNSANGASGSGGGGGGGGTFSG; encoded by the coding sequence ATGTCGGAGTCACCGTCTCAGCCACCGCCTCCTCCTCCAGCTCCCGAAGCGCCATCGTACTGGTGTTACCACTGCGAGAAGCGCGTCTCCGTCGAGACACTCCCTGACCTACCTGACGTCATCTGCGGTGACTGCAAGAACGGCTTCGTCGAGTCCATCCCCACTCCCTCTCTCCCTTCCTCCGCTGCCGCCGCCTCCTCCTCCGACGACCCCTACTTCGGCTCTCACTTCCTCCACGTCCTCCGCCTAATCGCCCAGTCAGCGCGTGACGACGACGCGTCTCCTCCTCCTCCGCCTAGTCGCTCGCCGGAAAACGATTTCCTCCGGATCGAGCTCGGAGGCTGGGACAACGACGACGACGAGGATGACGATGACGACGAGGAAAACGGCATCGAGTTCCACCACGGAGGCGAAGACCGCGAAAACGCAGTCGAGGAGCGAGGAGATCGAGTCGGAAACGAGGAACCGCACGGCGACGACGAAGATCTGCGGCGGAGGAGGCGCGAGCTGCTTCGTCTCCGAATTAGGGATTTGGCGACGCGAACGAGGAGTATGCGGAACCGGATCTTGGATTGGGCCGACATCCTGATGGGCCTTGAGGACAACTCCATCGAGTTCCGCCTCCAGCTGCCGGATTCCGATCGCTACGTCGGAAACCCTGAGGACTACGTCGACGCGGCGGAGTATGAGGCCTTGCTGCAGACGCTGGCGGAGAGCGACGGGGGAGGGAGGAGGGGAGCTCCGCCGGCGGCGAAGTCTGCCGTGGAGGCGCTGCCGACAGTGAAGATCTCGTCGGAGAGCGAGGTGGTGGCGTGCGCCGTATGCAAGGACATGGTGGGCGTCGGTGACGTGGCAAAGAGGTTGCCGTGCGGGCACGAGTACCATGGAGACTGCATTGTGCCGTGGTTAGGTTCTCGAAATTCGTGCCCTGTTTGCAGGTTTGAGCTGCCAACTGATGATAGAGATTATGAAGCGgacaagaggaagaacaagagaGTCTTCAATTCTGCTAACGGTGCTTCTGGTTcaggtggcggtggcggtggagGTGGCACCTTCTCTGGTTGA
- the LOC112777453 gene encoding cyclic pyranopterin monophosphate synthase, mitochondrial isoform X2, whose translation MESVFGEPPGGGLASSASNVHVNNESKMMMSQKIDENSFELTHTGHSGEAQMVDVSPKESTKRTAIAGCKVLLGKKVFNLVSANQMAKGDVLTVAKIAGISAAKQTSSLIPLCHNINLTHVQVDLKLNHDDFSVMIEGEAATTGRTGVEMEAMTAVSVAGLTVYDMCKAASKDIVITDIRLKHKSGGKSGDWSWNQ comes from the coding sequence ATGGAATCTGTATTCGGTGAGCCTCCTGGTGGGGGATTGGCTAGCTCTGCAAGCAATGTTCATGTCAACAATGAATCAAAGATGATGATGTCTCAAAAGATAGATGAAAATTCTTTTGAATTGACTCACACTGGCCATTCAGGGGAAGCTCAAATGGTGGATGTGTCTCCCAAAGAAAGTACTAAGCGAACCGCCATTGCCGGTTGCAAGGTACTTCTTGGAAAGAAGGTGTTCAACTTGGTCTCAGCTAATCAAATGGCAAAAGGGGATGTGCTTACTGTTGCGAAAATCGCCGGCATAAGTGCTGCAAAGCAAACCAGCAGTCTGATTCCCTTGTGCCATAACATAAACCTTACACATGTGCAGGTGGATTTGAAGCTGAATCACGACGACTTTAGTGTGATGATAGAAGGGGAAGCTGCAACAACAGGAAGAACTGGGGTTGAGATGGAGGCTATGACAGCAGTTTCTGTTGCTGGGTTAACAGTGTATGATATGTGCAAGGCTGCTTCAAAAGATATAGTCATTACAGATATAAGGCTCAAGCATAAATCTGGTGGAAAGAGTGGAGATTGGTCTTGGAATCAATAG